Proteins encoded together in one Streptomyces sp. TLI_171 window:
- a CDS encoding MBL fold metallo-hydrolase, producing MQLTKHAHACVTLAKDGGRLVIDPGVFTPDADQAVAAADAVLITHEHFDHFDEDLIARSLDARPELRVYGPASVVERWSARPGRTTAVAAGDAIAVAGFEVRVFGELHAAIHRDIERVSNVGYLVDGRLYHPGDAYHVPDTPVDTLLLPTSGPWTKLGEAADYVREVAPTRVVQIHEAMLSQVGQSSTARILSPEMLTATPLEIVPVGETVAV from the coding sequence ATGCAGCTGACCAAACACGCGCATGCCTGTGTGACCCTGGCCAAGGACGGCGGGCGACTCGTCATCGACCCCGGCGTCTTCACCCCCGACGCCGACCAGGCGGTCGCGGCCGCCGACGCCGTGCTGATCACCCACGAGCACTTCGACCACTTCGACGAGGACCTGATCGCCCGGTCGTTGGACGCCAGGCCCGAACTCCGGGTCTACGGACCGGCGTCCGTGGTCGAGCGGTGGTCGGCCCGCCCGGGCCGGACGACGGCCGTCGCCGCCGGGGACGCCATCGCGGTCGCCGGCTTCGAGGTGCGGGTCTTCGGCGAGCTGCACGCCGCCATCCACCGCGACATCGAACGCGTCTCCAACGTCGGCTACCTCGTCGACGGCCGGCTCTACCACCCCGGGGACGCGTACCACGTCCCCGACACTCCCGTCGACACCCTGCTGCTGCCCACCAGCGGGCCCTGGACCAAGCTCGGCGAGGCGGCGGACTACGTCCGGGAGGTCGCACCGACCCGCGTGGTCCAGATCCACGAGGCGATGCTCAGCCAGGTCGGGCAGTCGTCGACCGCCCGGATCCTGAGCCCGGAGATGCTGACCGCGACACCGCTGGAGATCGTGCCGGTCGGCGAGACCGTCGCGGTCTGA